In Blastopirellula sediminis, the following proteins share a genomic window:
- a CDS encoding tetratricopeptide repeat protein: protein MWPFTRTKPEPLTAEQLRDKLFAAVASGSKSKLKAACQQHKQQVAENLETFLRAPQEILEDDQALDHHMRCVITIAQCLAQQCGAPELINRMQRVDDDNPFVKWDRWFNDMPERLERLEYDALISEAEELAKETSKFRGPPARQYEAFFNGRLGELLFGSGRVAEAIEPFQTALKLCLDIGDGEGEIAYLRNLLEVHRYLDDGQAIATAERLLETERKYQQPTTHTERRLRLLRQGEPLCRVVCIHDDKEQELEEISTITDGSYRFEFRRNRIPLHKVMVLTSQANQLATDGQLADALEKYYAASEVDPYDPDPVYQSGMCLSEMGAYDQARQAYAEVERLAPGWFRSRTDYWLADGLEQGTISQDEFQLLRLLDDGGLPPEQGREVANRGIETYPDFAPLYLFAGNFAEDHEQAIAAYRKGLELVSEPDLESRLLCALGGVLPSSSPERKEIVKRAVALDGSLVAIASAKLIGLQL, encoded by the coding sequence ATGTGGCCATTTACTCGCACGAAGCCGGAGCCATTAACCGCCGAGCAGCTGCGTGACAAGTTATTCGCCGCCGTTGCGTCCGGCTCCAAGTCCAAACTGAAGGCGGCGTGCCAGCAGCACAAACAGCAAGTCGCCGAGAACCTGGAAACGTTCCTGCGAGCGCCGCAAGAGATCCTGGAGGACGATCAGGCGCTCGATCATCACATGCGCTGCGTGATCACGATCGCTCAGTGTCTGGCCCAGCAGTGCGGCGCCCCGGAACTGATCAACCGGATGCAGCGCGTCGACGACGACAATCCCTTTGTGAAATGGGATCGTTGGTTCAACGACATGCCTGAGCGGTTGGAGCGATTGGAGTATGACGCGCTCATCTCCGAAGCAGAGGAACTCGCAAAAGAGACCAGCAAGTTTCGCGGCCCGCCGGCTCGCCAATACGAGGCCTTTTTCAACGGGCGGCTGGGAGAACTGTTGTTTGGCTCAGGCCGCGTCGCGGAAGCGATCGAACCCTTTCAGACGGCGCTGAAACTTTGCCTCGATATCGGAGACGGCGAAGGGGAAATCGCCTATCTCCGCAACCTTTTGGAAGTTCACCGCTATCTCGACGACGGTCAGGCGATCGCCACCGCCGAGCGACTGCTGGAGACCGAACGCAAATATCAGCAACCGACGACGCATACCGAGCGGCGCCTTCGCTTGCTTCGCCAGGGGGAACCGCTCTGCCGCGTCGTCTGCATTCATGACGACAAGGAGCAGGAGCTCGAGGAGATCTCCACGATCACCGACGGCAGCTACCGGTTTGAGTTTCGCCGCAATCGAATTCCGCTCCATAAAGTGATGGTGCTGACCAGTCAGGCGAACCAGTTGGCGACCGACGGCCAATTGGCCGATGCGCTGGAGAAGTACTACGCCGCCAGCGAGGTCGATCCGTACGATCCTGATCCGGTCTATCAATCGGGGATGTGCCTGTCGGAAATGGGCGCCTATGACCAGGCTCGTCAGGCCTACGCCGAAGTGGAGCGGCTCGCTCCGGGTTGGTTCCGCAGCCGCACCGATTACTGGCTGGCCGACGGTTTGGAGCAAGGGACGATCTCGCAGGATGAGTTTCAGCTGCTCCGTCTGCTCGACGACGGAGGACTTCCGCCGGAGCAAGGCCGCGAGGTTGCGAATCGCGGAATCGAAACCTATCCCGACTTCGCCCCTCTCTATCTGTTCGCCGGCAACTTCGCCGAAGATCACGAGCAAGCGATCGCCGCCTACCGGAAAGGATTGGAACTGGTCAGCGAGCCTGACCTCGAAAGCCGGCTGCTGTGCGCACTTGGCGGAGTTCTTCCCTCCAGTTCGCCGGAGCGGAAAGAAATCGTGAAGCGAGCCGTCGCTTTGGATGGCAGCCTGGTCGCCATCGCGAGCGCCAAGTTGATTGGGCTACAGTTGTGA
- a CDS encoding DUF1697 domain-containing protein codes for MPSYCAFFRGINVGGNNQLPMKELTAILESLGCTQVKTYIQSGNAAFDSKSRSRTKLATEITAAIEQAKGFAPLVVLLEQHQLKTIVAANPFPEAEDDHKSLHFFFLTDKAKKPDLAALETLKAADESFQLKDDVFYLHAPSGIGRSKLAAKVDRHLGVATTARNWRTVSTMLELASA; via the coding sequence ATGCCGAGCTATTGCGCCTTCTTTCGCGGCATCAACGTCGGCGGCAATAACCAGCTGCCGATGAAAGAGCTGACCGCGATCCTCGAGTCGCTCGGCTGCACGCAGGTCAAAACCTACATCCAAAGCGGCAACGCGGCGTTCGACTCCAAGAGTCGCAGCCGTACCAAGTTGGCGACCGAAATCACCGCCGCCATCGAACAGGCCAAAGGCTTCGCCCCGCTCGTCGTGTTGCTGGAGCAACATCAGCTGAAAACGATCGTCGCCGCGAATCCTTTCCCAGAAGCGGAAGACGATCACAAATCGCTCCACTTCTTCTTTCTGACGGACAAAGCGAAGAAACCCGATCTGGCGGCGCTCGAAACGCTGAAAGCGGCGGACGAGTCGTTTCAGCTCAAAGACGATGTCTTCTATCTGCACGCGCCGAGCGGCATTGGTCGCTCGAAGCTGGCGGCGAAAGTTGATCGTCATCTCGGCGTCGCGACGACCGCGCGAAACTGGCGAACCGTGAGCACGATGTTAGAACTGGCTAGCGCATAA